A region from the Malus domestica chromosome 07, GDT2T_hap1 genome encodes:
- the LOC103410084 gene encoding serine/threonine-protein kinase BSK2-like: MGCFQSKKPRLPSSDQAPPPPDPANEVELEDEQAVPVFKEFGLAELRTATNGFNSELIVSESGEKAPNVVYRGKLRNNRFVAIKRFSKLSWPDPHQFLAEAAGVGKVRHKKLVNLIGCCAEGDERLLVAEYMPNDTLSKHLFHWEKQPLPWEMRVRIAYYIAQALDHCNTENRKLYHDLNAYRVLFDEDGDPRLSSFGLIKNSRDGKSYSTNLAYTPPEFLRTGRVIPESVIYSYGTVLLDLLSGKHIPPSHALDLIRGKSLLLLMDSSLEGQYANEDATELVELASKCLQYEAKDRPETTFLLSAVSPLQKQTEVASLVLMGLSKTPVVTPTILSPLGKACVQMDLSAVHEILLKTGYRDEEGAENELSFQEWTQQVQDMLNTKKFGDIAFRDKDFKNAVEHYSKLVSMMSVPSGTIFVRRALSYLTIGQPELALRDAMQAQVCLPEWATAFYMQALALSKLGMETDAQDMLKDGASFEAKKQNSWRN; encoded by the exons ATGGGCTGCTTCCAGTCCAAAAAACCCCGCCTCCCTTCCTCCGACCAAGCCCCTCCTCCACCAGATCCAG CCAATGAAGTGGAATTGGAAGATGAACAAGCTGTTCCTGTATTCAAAGAGTTTGGACTGGCAGAGCTGAGAACTGCCACCAATGGATTCAACTCTGAACTTATTGTCTCTGAGAGTGGGGAGAAGGCCCCCAATGTTGTTTACAGAGGGAAGTTAAGAAACAATCGATTTGTCGCCATTAAACGCTTTTCTAAGCTGTCTTGGCCCGATCCACATCAGTTTTTG GCAGAGGCGGCTGGGGTTGGCAAGGTTAGGCACAAAAAATTGGTGAATTTGATTGGGTGTTGTGCTGAGGGAGATGAGAGGCTGTTGGTGGCAGAGTACATGCCTAATGATACTCTCTCCAAGCACCTCTTTCACT GGGAGAAACAGCCATTGCCATGGGAAATGCGCGTTAGAATTGCATACTATATTGCACAAGCCCTTGATCATTGCAATACAGAAAACCGAAAACTGTATCATGACTTAAATGCATACAGAGTTCTTTTTGATGAG GATGGTGACCCGCGGTTATCTAGCTTTGGTCTGATAAAAAATAGCCGAGATGGTAAAAGCTATAGCACTAACTTGGCTTATACTCCACCTGAATTTTTGCGGACAG GTAGGGTCATTCCAGAGAGTGTGATCTACAGTTATGGGACTGTTCTTCTTGACCTTTTGAGTGGAAAACATATCCCTCCAAGCCAC GCATTGGATCTCATAAGGGGGAAAAGTTTGTTATTGTTAATGGATTCATCCTTAGAAGGACAATATGCCAATGAAGATGCAACTGAATTGGTTGAATTGGCCTCAAAATGTCTTCAATATGAGGCTAAAGATCGACCTGAGACCACATTTCTTCTGTCAGCAGTATCCCCCCTCCAAAAGCAGACAGAG GTTGCATCACTTGTTTTAATGGGTTTATCAAAAACTCCAGTGGTGACGCCAACCATACTTTCTCCCCTTGGGAAGGCCTGTGTACAGATGGACCTCTCTGCAGTTCATGAGATTTTGCTAAAGACTGGTTACAGAGATGAAGAGGGTGCAGAAAATGAA CTGTCATTTCAAGAGTGGACACAACAAGTGCAAGATATGTTGAATACCAAGAAATTTGGGGACATTGCGTTCAGAGACAAGGATTTTAAAAATGCTGTGGAGCACTACTCCAag TTGGTTTCAATGATGTCTGTTCCTTCGGGTACTATATTTGTGAGGCGAGCGCTCTCCTACTTAACGATTGGGCAACCAGAATTAGCTTTGAGAGATGCCATGCAAGCTCAAGTGTGCTTGCCTGAGTGGGCAACTGCCTTCTACATGCAGGCTCTCGCCCTTTCGAAGCTGGGAATGGAAACTGACGCTCAGGACATGCTAAAGGATGGAGCTTCCTTCGAAGCAAAGAAGCAAAACAGCTGGCGCAATTAG